In a single window of the Bacteroidota bacterium genome:
- a CDS encoding YebC/PmpR family DNA-binding transcriptional regulator — protein sequence LEMIDAGAEDITIEDNFITVTTAMEDFGPVLKKLEQMKVEPENAELQRISKDTVKLDKDSGQKILRVIEVFEEDDDVQNVFHNLEITDEMMDQF from the coding sequence ACTCGAAATGATCGATGCCGGAGCAGAAGACATAACTATTGAAGACAATTTCATCACAGTAACCACTGCAATGGAAGATTTCGGGCCGGTACTCAAAAAGCTGGAACAGATGAAAGTGGAACCGGAAAATGCCGAATTACAGAGAATTTCAAAAGATACCGTAAAGCTTGACAAAGACAGCGGGCAGAAAATTCTCAGGGTTATTGAAGTTTTTGAGGAAGATGATGATGTACAGAACGTCTTTCATAATCTCGAGATTACCGATGAAATGATGGACCAATTTTGA